One part of the Methylobacterium terrae genome encodes these proteins:
- a CDS encoding recombinase family protein: protein MKVFGYIRVSTSEQASNGESLETQRRQVEAWATLKGWTVAAIHVEAGVSGSVPLAERPEGARLVGRLARGDVVITPKLDRMFRSAADALGTLEEMKALGVALHMIDLGGDVCGNGISKLVFTILSAVAESERDRIRERIRDVKRHLAAQGVYNGGKRPFGWNVVDGRLVANEEEQAVIREMQRMRAENQSYGAIGRAVGKDMKTVARILDRVAS, encoded by the coding sequence ATGAAAGTCTTCGGCTACATCCGCGTCAGCACCTCGGAGCAGGCCTCGAACGGCGAGAGCCTGGAGACGCAGCGACGCCAGGTGGAGGCGTGGGCGACGCTGAAGGGCTGGACGGTGGCGGCCATTCACGTCGAGGCCGGCGTGTCGGGCTCCGTCCCCCTCGCCGAGCGGCCGGAGGGCGCCCGCCTCGTCGGCAGGCTCGCCCGCGGCGACGTGGTGATCACCCCGAAGCTGGACCGGATGTTCCGCTCGGCCGCTGACGCCCTCGGCACCCTCGAAGAGATGAAGGCGCTGGGCGTGGCGCTGCACATGATCGACCTGGGCGGCGACGTGTGCGGCAACGGCATCTCGAAGCTGGTCTTCACCATCCTGTCGGCCGTCGCCGAGAGCGAGCGCGACCGGATCCGGGAGCGCATCCGGGACGTGAAGCGGCATCTGGCGGCGCAGGGCGTCTACAACGGCGGCAAGCGGCCCTTCGGGTGGAACGTGGTCGACGGCCGGCTCGTGGCGAACGAGGAAGAGCAGGCGGTGATCCGCGAGATGCAGCGGATGCGGGCCGAGAACCAGTCTTACGGCGCCATCGGCCGGGCCGTGGGCAAGGACATGAAGACGGTGGCCCGCATCCTCGACCGCGTCGCTTCTTGA
- a CDS encoding AAA family ATPase, whose translation MTGRDILYLASRQPRAARKIRFQIVEFGRTAMTQGQRHIVRGMIPSEALVTIYGAPKSGKSFFTFDLTMHVALGWAYRGRRVRQGAVVYCALEGVAGFSARVEAFRQERIAEDHGPVPFYLMTTPLVLVNDVADFIASVQAQLPDGGGPAVVVIDTLNRAYTGSENDDEDMNRFIRAAAQVQAALRCTVLVVHHSGVAGDRPRGHSSLGGAVDALLSVKKSAEGVVTVTTEWMKDGAEGEAVASRLRVVEVGRDDEGDAITSCVVDEIEGAAPSRQAPARRLSDRNRLALAALAECLLNHGREPPPALGLPSGLKAAPVERWREELHARGVIEAEDTNPRATFKRLREALTARSLIAERDGLVWSAGTP comes from the coding sequence ATGACGGGCCGGGACATCCTGTACCTGGCGAGCCGCCAGCCGCGCGCCGCCCGGAAGATCCGCTTCCAGATCGTCGAGTTCGGGAGAACGGCCATGACGCAGGGCCAGAGGCACATCGTCCGCGGAATGATCCCGAGCGAGGCGCTGGTGACCATCTACGGGGCGCCCAAGTCGGGGAAGTCGTTCTTCACCTTCGATCTGACGATGCATGTCGCCCTTGGCTGGGCCTACCGGGGCCGGCGGGTGCGGCAGGGCGCGGTCGTCTACTGCGCGCTTGAGGGCGTCGCCGGCTTCTCGGCCCGGGTGGAGGCCTTCCGGCAGGAGCGCATCGCCGAGGACCACGGCCCGGTGCCGTTCTACCTGATGACGACACCGCTCGTGCTCGTGAACGACGTGGCCGACTTCATCGCCTCGGTGCAGGCGCAGTTGCCGGACGGAGGCGGCCCCGCCGTCGTCGTCATCGACACGCTGAATCGGGCCTACACCGGCAGCGAGAACGACGACGAGGACATGAATCGCTTCATCCGCGCCGCCGCCCAGGTGCAGGCCGCGCTACGGTGCACGGTGCTCGTCGTGCACCACAGCGGCGTCGCCGGCGATCGGCCGCGTGGGCATAGCTCGCTCGGCGGCGCGGTTGATGCCCTGCTCTCGGTGAAGAAGTCGGCCGAAGGTGTGGTCACGGTCACGACGGAGTGGATGAAGGACGGCGCCGAGGGCGAGGCGGTCGCGAGCCGTCTGCGTGTGGTCGAGGTCGGGCGGGACGACGAGGGCGATGCTATCACCTCCTGCGTGGTCGACGAGATCGAGGGGGCGGCGCCCTCGCGGCAAGCCCCGGCCCGGCGGCTGTCCGATCGCAACCGGCTGGCGTTGGCAGCCCTCGCCGAATGCCTGCTCAACCACGGGCGCGAGCCGCCGCCGGCACTCGGCTTGCCCAGCGGCCTAAAGGCCGCGCCGGTCGAGCGGTGGCGGGAGGAGCTTCACGCCCGGGGCGTCATCGAGGCGGAGGACACGAACCCCCGAGCCACCTTCAAGCGCCTGCGCGAGGCGCTGACAGCCCGCTCCCTCATCGCCGAGAGAGACGGTCTCGTCTGGTCCGCAGGCACCCCGTAG
- a CDS encoding PC4/YdbC family ssDNA-binding protein: MEETRIATIPKNQREQIAVRLADMHGRVMADVRVFATNRDGDVVPTAKGVAIRPDLLPAVIVALQQAQALAVERGLIEGGADDGPDRAG, encoded by the coding sequence ATGGAAGAAACCCGCATCGCGACGATCCCGAAGAACCAGCGCGAGCAGATCGCCGTCCGGCTGGCCGACATGCACGGCCGGGTGATGGCCGACGTGCGCGTGTTCGCGACTAACCGCGACGGCGACGTGGTGCCGACCGCGAAGGGCGTCGCGATCCGCCCGGACCTGCTGCCGGCCGTCATCGTGGCGCTCCAGCAGGCCCAGGCGCTCGCGGTCGAGCGGGGGTTGATCGAGGGAGGTGCCGATGACGGCCCCGATCGCGCCGGCTGA
- a CDS encoding DNA-binding protein, which yields MTTTAEPDDDLLYGVPAIAGAFGWKVRQVHHLKDAHGLPTFKIGRTVCARRTEVRRWITAQAAAGREAGAARA from the coding sequence ATGACCACTACTGCCGAGCCCGATGATGACCTGCTGTACGGGGTGCCGGCCATCGCCGGCGCCTTCGGGTGGAAGGTGCGTCAGGTGCACCACCTGAAGGACGCGCACGGCCTCCCCACGTTCAAGATCGGACGAACCGTCTGCGCTCGGCGGACGGAGGTGCGCCGCTGGATCACGGCGCAAGCAGCGGCAGGCCGAGAGGCTGGGGCCGCCCGTGCCTGA
- a CDS encoding DUF6651 domain-containing protein, with translation MKLKTTEINGATYAVVQDGKPVYEQDGKDVPFDAVHTVGTITRLNGEAKGHREAREAAEGRLKAFEGIQDPAKALEAIQTVSNLNAGQLKTAEQVDEIRREAKRAAEQQVADAARASGEKIQHLTKELDGLTQTYHGEKIGGAFGRSKFVQEKVAAPMDLLMSHFGRHFKVEDGKVIGVNAAGGTIHSVARPGEVADFDEALSILVDGYAHKDMILKGTNHSGSGARSPQGQPGGGKTMTQAAFQALSPMAQAQLMTGANPPVLVD, from the coding sequence ATGAAGCTCAAGACCACCGAGATCAACGGCGCCACCTATGCCGTCGTCCAGGACGGCAAGCCCGTCTACGAGCAGGACGGCAAGGACGTCCCCTTCGACGCCGTCCACACTGTCGGCACGATCACGCGGCTGAACGGCGAGGCCAAGGGCCACCGCGAGGCGCGCGAGGCGGCCGAGGGTCGGCTGAAGGCCTTCGAGGGTATCCAGGACCCGGCCAAGGCGCTCGAGGCGATCCAGACCGTCTCGAACCTGAACGCGGGGCAGCTGAAGACCGCCGAGCAGGTCGACGAGATCCGCCGCGAGGCCAAGCGCGCCGCCGAGCAGCAGGTCGCCGACGCCGCCCGGGCCTCGGGCGAGAAGATCCAGCACCTCACGAAGGAGCTCGACGGCCTGACCCAGACCTATCACGGCGAGAAGATCGGCGGCGCGTTCGGCCGGTCCAAGTTCGTGCAGGAGAAGGTCGCTGCACCAATGGACCTGCTGATGAGCCACTTCGGCCGGCACTTCAAGGTCGAGGACGGCAAGGTCATCGGCGTGAACGCGGCCGGCGGGACCATCCACAGCGTCGCCCGCCCGGGCGAGGTCGCAGACTTCGACGAGGCACTGTCGATCCTCGTCGACGGCTATGCCCACAAGGACATGATCCTGAAGGGCACCAACCATTCCGGCTCCGGCGCGCGCTCCCCCCAGGGCCAGCCCGGCGGCGGCAAGACCATGACGCAGGCGGCGTTCCAGGCCCTCAGCCCGATGGCCCAGGCCCAGCTGATGACCGGCGCGAACCCGCCCGTCCTGGTCGACTGA
- a CDS encoding DUF4055 domain-containing protein gives MAENQKLGPDATSSEYEAMRPLWRMVDAINGGAPAMRAAGTEYLPKFADEGEQDYKHRVAAAPFTNLYSDISRSLAAKPFAREVKLGGAPPDDVEQLCEDIDGEGNNLHVFAENVFALGIDKAWSWIFVDHTKVPPAENGRARTVAEEREAGARPLWVHIPADRMKAAYKVRDGVRDVWVHARIDETCIEQDGYGERTVERIRILDRPALKGLGGQVTFGPATYRVEEKKTLSDGRQVWEVVEGPAPLTIGVIPLVRFQPDKRKPPLRDLAWMQVEGFQQEANLKHTKEMTCFPMLAGQGVRQPMGEDDKPMRVPVGPRSVLFSEPDASGNHGTWEFLEPGAESIKTLMQGLDDHWTNMRDLGMQPLTKSNITIITSANVSKKANSALQAWTIQLKDALEQAFVFTAMWLGDESKAVEVDIHDDFSVDLEAGAELASVLNAEKQRIISKRTAGEEMQRRGVLSANWHPEREQEQLADEGADPNGGGEDDDAIDPRTGRPIGGGDEGVTPADMASLFDPSVMGAPL, from the coding sequence ATGGCCGAAAACCAGAAGCTCGGGCCGGACGCCACGTCGTCCGAATACGAGGCCATGCGCCCGTTGTGGCGGATGGTCGACGCGATCAACGGCGGCGCCCCCGCCATGCGGGCCGCCGGCACCGAGTACCTGCCGAAGTTCGCCGACGAGGGCGAGCAGGACTACAAGCACCGGGTCGCGGCAGCCCCCTTCACGAACCTCTACAGCGACATCAGCCGCAGCCTCGCCGCCAAGCCCTTCGCCCGCGAGGTGAAGCTGGGAGGCGCGCCCCCGGACGACGTCGAGCAGCTGTGCGAGGACATCGACGGCGAGGGCAACAACCTCCACGTCTTCGCCGAGAACGTCTTCGCGCTCGGCATCGACAAGGCCTGGTCCTGGATCTTCGTCGACCACACCAAGGTGCCGCCGGCGGAGAACGGCCGGGCTCGCACGGTCGCCGAGGAGCGCGAGGCCGGGGCCCGACCGCTCTGGGTCCACATCCCCGCCGACCGGATGAAAGCGGCCTACAAGGTGCGCGACGGCGTGCGCGACGTGTGGGTGCACGCCCGCATCGACGAGACCTGCATCGAGCAGGACGGTTACGGCGAGCGCACGGTTGAGCGGATCCGCATCCTCGACCGTCCGGCGCTCAAGGGCCTGGGCGGGCAGGTCACCTTCGGTCCGGCCACCTATCGGGTCGAGGAGAAGAAGACGCTCTCCGACGGCCGGCAGGTCTGGGAGGTCGTCGAGGGCCCGGCGCCGCTCACCATCGGGGTCATCCCGCTTGTCCGTTTCCAGCCCGACAAGCGCAAGCCCCCGCTGCGCGATCTCGCATGGATGCAGGTCGAGGGCTTCCAGCAGGAAGCCAACCTCAAGCACACGAAGGAGATGACCTGCTTCCCGATGCTGGCGGGTCAGGGCGTCCGGCAGCCGATGGGCGAGGACGATAAGCCGATGCGGGTGCCGGTCGGCCCTCGCTCGGTGCTGTTCAGTGAGCCCGACGCGAGCGGCAACCACGGAACTTGGGAATTCCTGGAGCCCGGCGCCGAGTCGATCAAGACCTTGATGCAGGGCCTCGACGATCACTGGACCAACATGCGCGACCTGGGGATGCAGCCGCTCACCAAGTCGAACATCACGATCATCACCAGCGCCAACGTCTCGAAGAAGGCCAACAGCGCGCTCCAGGCCTGGACGATCCAGCTAAAAGACGCGCTCGAGCAGGCCTTCGTGTTCACCGCGATGTGGCTCGGCGACGAGAGCAAGGCGGTCGAGGTCGACATCCACGACGACTTCAGCGTGGACCTCGAAGCGGGCGCCGAGCTCGCATCGGTGCTAAACGCCGAGAAGCAGCGGATCATCTCGAAGCGCACCGCCGGCGAGGAGATGCAGCGCCGCGGCGTGCTCTCGGCGAACTGGCACCCCGAGCGCGAGCAGGAGCAGCTGGCCGACGAGGGGGCCGATCCCAACGGCGGTGGTGAGGATGACGACGCGATCGACCCGCGCACCGGCCGGCCCATTGGCGGCGGTGATGAGGGCGTGACGCCCGCCGACATGGCCTCGCTGTTCGACCCGTCCGTGATGGGAGCGCCGCTATGA
- the terL gene encoding phage terminase large subunit, whose product MMAAIRAERARRAAERERQALAQDAERIRGRCQTLAGFVREAWHVLEPGQPYLHGWHIDAVCAHLEAITGGRLTRLLINIPPGTMKSLIASVFWPAWEWGPVGRPSLRYLTTSYSENYAKRDSRRMRDLVTSDWYRALWPEVVLSRAGEISFENTRRGAREGMPFQSLTGGRGDRVIIDDPHSTETAESDAERERTTRIFRESVPTRLNDPVSSAIVVIMQRLHEKDISGQILSLALGYEHLMLPMEFEPERACRTSIGFADPRQAEGDLLFPERFPRSTVERDKRPMGSYAVAGQFQQRPGPRHGNIFQRHWFEGRIIAAAPAGTRWVRHWDLAATKKTTAARTAGVKLGRTPDGRYVVGHVVTEQQEGDAVRRLIKAIAETDGRQVEISLPQDPGQAGKVQKSDLIALLAGFTARAEPETGDKVDRARPFAAQCEAGNVSLIAGPWNEAYVDELAAFPTGKFKDQVDASSGAFGRLLQRSGGGAAFGSYGR is encoded by the coding sequence ATGATGGCGGCGATCCGGGCGGAGAGGGCGAGGCGAGCGGCTGAGCGCGAGCGGCAGGCGCTGGCGCAAGATGCCGAGCGGATCCGGGGTCGGTGCCAGACCCTGGCGGGGTTCGTGCGGGAGGCGTGGCATGTGCTCGAGCCCGGCCAGCCCTACCTGCACGGCTGGCACATCGACGCCGTCTGCGCCCACCTTGAGGCGATCACCGGCGGGCGCCTGACCCGACTGCTGATCAACATCCCGCCCGGCACGATGAAGTCGCTCATCGCGTCGGTGTTCTGGCCGGCTTGGGAGTGGGGACCGGTCGGCCGGCCGTCTCTGCGCTACCTGACCACCTCCTATTCCGAGAACTACGCCAAGCGCGACAGTCGCCGCATGCGCGACCTCGTCACCTCGGATTGGTACCGAGCCCTGTGGCCCGAGGTGGTGCTGAGTCGGGCCGGCGAGATTTCGTTCGAGAACACCCGCCGCGGCGCCCGCGAGGGCATGCCATTCCAGAGCCTCACCGGCGGCCGCGGCGATCGGGTCATCATCGATGATCCGCATTCGACCGAGACCGCAGAGTCGGATGCCGAGCGCGAGCGCACCACGCGCATCTTCCGTGAATCTGTGCCGACCCGCCTCAATGATCCGGTCTCCTCGGCGATCGTCGTCATCATGCAGCGCCTGCACGAGAAGGACATCTCCGGCCAGATCCTGTCGCTCGCCCTCGGCTACGAGCACCTGATGCTACCGATGGAGTTCGAGCCGGAGCGGGCCTGCCGGACCAGCATCGGGTTCGCCGACCCACGCCAAGCCGAAGGTGACCTGCTGTTCCCCGAGCGGTTCCCGCGATCCACCGTCGAGCGCGACAAGCGCCCGATGGGCTCCTACGCAGTGGCGGGCCAGTTCCAGCAGCGTCCCGGCCCGCGGCACGGCAACATCTTCCAGCGACACTGGTTCGAGGGCCGCATCATCGCGGCCGCGCCGGCCGGCACCCGGTGGGTTCGACACTGGGACCTTGCGGCGACCAAGAAGACGACCGCCGCCCGCACGGCCGGCGTGAAGCTCGGGCGGACCCCGGATGGGCGCTACGTCGTCGGCCACGTCGTCACCGAGCAGCAGGAAGGCGACGCGGTGCGCCGGCTGATCAAGGCGATCGCTGAGACGGACGGTCGGCAGGTCGAGATCAGCCTGCCGCAGGATCCCGGCCAAGCCGGCAAGGTGCAGAAGTCGGACCTGATCGCGCTGCTCGCCGGGTTCACGGCGCGAGCTGAGCCCGAGACGGGCGACAAGGTGGACCGGGCCAGGCCGTTCGCCGCGCAGTGCGAGGCCGGCAACGTCTCGCTGATCGCCGGGCCTTGGAACGAAGCCTACGTCGACGAGCTCGCCGCCTTCCCGACCGGCAAGTTCAAGGACCAGGTCGACGCCTCGAGCGGAGCGTTCGGGCGGCTGTTGCAGCGATCGGGCGGGGGCGCGGCCTTCGGCTCCTACGGCAGGTGA
- the nusG gene encoding transcription termination/antitermination protein NusG, whose product MSSPTTKTRLNAKRRRRDKRRRSAEHAAQGQRDQTAQERAERRQRAEADEAAYMAGRRWHLVDARVGKAKVLGERLAASEIPSLRLSEDVVQIRSGRAVRTRMPLFKGLLFVGLAPEDDAHKLREKFDIEMQGIRYRNEKFEQVTAEELNTFTGTLGGSIPRDERQKTGGCRAEDYEVGETVRVVDGPFASFSAVIEEIDSESQHLKVSVNIFGRGTPVALEVGQVERMSHAA is encoded by the coding sequence ATGTCGAGTCCGACCACCAAGACCCGGCTCAACGCCAAGCGCCGCCGCCGCGACAAGCGCCGGCGCTCGGCCGAGCACGCCGCGCAGGGTCAGCGCGACCAGACCGCCCAGGAGCGGGCGGAGCGCAGGCAGCGGGCGGAGGCCGACGAGGCGGCGTACATGGCCGGACGGCGGTGGCATCTCGTCGATGCTCGGGTGGGCAAGGCGAAGGTGCTGGGCGAGCGCCTGGCGGCCAGCGAAATCCCGTCCCTGCGCCTATCCGAGGACGTGGTGCAGATTCGGTCGGGTAGGGCTGTCCGGACGCGGATGCCGCTGTTCAAGGGCCTGCTGTTCGTCGGGCTGGCACCGGAGGATGACGCGCACAAGCTACGGGAAAAGTTCGATATCGAGATGCAGGGCATCCGCTACAGAAACGAGAAGTTCGAGCAGGTCACGGCGGAAGAGTTGAACACGTTCACCGGCACGCTCGGGGGCTCCATACCGCGGGATGAGAGGCAGAAAACTGGCGGCTGCCGCGCCGAGGACTACGAGGTGGGCGAGACCGTGCGGGTGGTCGACGGGCCGTTCGCCTCGTTCAGTGCTGTGATCGAAGAAATTGACTCTGAGTCACAGCACCTGAAAGTCAGCGTCAACATCTTCGGGCGTGGGACGCCGGTCGCGCTAGAAGTCGGACAGGTGGAAAGAATGAGTCATGCGGCTTGA
- a CDS encoding MucR family transcriptional regulator produces the protein MSDHDTLDASDLVALSAGLVASYVRHNSVPAAELPGLIASVHGALAGLGAPAAPVEERPTPPIPIRKTVTPEHIISLEDGRPYKTLKRHLAGRGLTPEQYREKWGLPADYPMVAANYAAQRSDLAKSSGLGQSRRRPRLVA, from the coding sequence ATGTCCGACCACGACACCCTCGACGCTTCCGACCTCGTCGCCCTCTCGGCCGGCCTCGTCGCCTCCTACGTCCGGCACAACTCGGTCCCGGCGGCCGAGCTGCCCGGGCTGATCGCCTCGGTGCACGGGGCGCTGGCAGGGCTCGGCGCGCCGGCCGCGCCGGTCGAGGAGCGCCCCACCCCGCCCATCCCGATCCGCAAGACGGTCACCCCGGAGCACATCATCAGCCTCGAGGACGGCCGGCCGTACAAGACGCTGAAGCGGCACCTCGCCGGCCGCGGACTGACCCCGGAGCAGTACCGCGAGAAGTGGGGCCTGCCGGCTGACTACCCGATGGTCGCGGCGAACTACGCGGCGCAGCGGAGCGATCTCGCGAAGTCGAGCGGGCTGGGGCAGAGCCGGCGCAGGCCGCGGCTGGTGGCGTGA
- a CDS encoding AAA family ATPase has protein sequence MADRDDFAVHMKAVARLILGEPNARLSSATELRFGSHGSVSVDLAKGTFYDHEATQGGGVLKLIEARLGLKNGGAVEWMRDHGIDMPDRSPAPSSASQRSRIVATYDYQDEAGTLGFQVVRMEPKTFRQRRRPGPGDEPGSIRDGWVWSVKGVRLLPYRLPELAEAIALERVVFIVEGEKDVDSLALRGIPATCNPMGAGKWADELCEHFAGADVVIVPDNDEAGLKHRDLVAGKLAGIASRIRTLDLPGLGPKDDVTVWLDRGGSAEELYHLVETTALRPGEAPWQSRYGALWLNEIPGRVSSAPWIVKGLIPARGFGAFVGQPGCGKSFLALDLAFTVSVLARIEGDDSRWFGRRVHPIGVAYIAAEGQTGFVKRVEALLKRYRVDNLAEHPFVLIPSAVDLRTDDGDTGPLCAELQNIDRLMRERSGVGLGLVFVDTLNRVLAGGDENAPEDMGALIRNCSRLQASVSGATIVPVHHMNASGTRERGHSSLRGALDFMIEVERSEDGAGNRWKVAKQKDEEDGQTFGFSLKSQVIGLDGDGDAITSCLVEPVEQKFSSAARPQRKLPPQALNAYNILFNHCDERGERRFIAGHQRACTTLEAWQQECGRQNLVAPGSTDDALRKAFQRAMDTLRAERRIGVEGDFVWPILRRADSS, from the coding sequence CAAGGGCACTTTCTACGACCACGAGGCGACCCAGGGCGGCGGCGTCCTGAAGCTGATCGAGGCCCGGCTGGGCCTGAAGAACGGCGGCGCCGTCGAGTGGATGCGCGACCACGGCATCGACATGCCGGACCGGTCGCCCGCGCCGTCTTCCGCCAGCCAGCGCTCGCGCATCGTCGCGACCTACGACTACCAGGACGAGGCCGGCACTCTGGGCTTCCAGGTCGTCCGGATGGAGCCGAAGACCTTCCGCCAGCGGCGCCGGCCCGGGCCGGGCGACGAGCCCGGCAGCATCCGCGACGGCTGGGTCTGGTCGGTCAAGGGCGTCCGCCTGCTGCCGTACCGCCTGCCGGAGCTCGCCGAGGCCATCGCGCTCGAGCGCGTCGTGTTCATCGTCGAGGGCGAGAAGGACGTCGATTCGCTCGCGCTGCGCGGCATCCCGGCGACCTGCAACCCGATGGGCGCCGGCAAGTGGGCCGACGAGCTGTGCGAGCACTTCGCCGGCGCCGACGTCGTGATCGTGCCGGACAACGACGAGGCGGGCCTGAAGCACCGCGACCTCGTCGCGGGCAAGCTCGCCGGCATCGCCTCCAGGATCCGTACTCTCGACCTGCCGGGCCTCGGGCCCAAGGACGACGTCACGGTCTGGCTCGATCGGGGCGGCTCGGCCGAGGAGCTGTATCACCTCGTTGAGACCACCGCTCTCCGGCCCGGCGAGGCGCCCTGGCAGTCGCGCTACGGCGCGCTGTGGCTAAACGAGATCCCGGGCCGCGTCTCGTCGGCGCCCTGGATCGTGAAGGGCCTGATCCCCGCCCGGGGCTTCGGCGCCTTCGTCGGGCAGCCCGGCTGCGGCAAGAGCTTCCTCGCGCTCGACCTCGCCTTCACCGTGTCAGTGCTCGCCCGCATCGAGGGCGACGATTCGCGGTGGTTCGGCCGGCGGGTGCACCCGATCGGCGTCGCCTACATCGCGGCCGAGGGCCAGACCGGGTTCGTGAAGCGGGTCGAGGCCCTGCTGAAGCGCTACCGCGTCGACAATCTCGCGGAGCACCCCTTCGTGCTCATCCCGAGCGCCGTGGACCTGCGCACCGATGACGGCGACACCGGCCCGCTCTGCGCCGAGCTCCAGAACATCGACCGCCTGATGCGCGAGCGCAGCGGCGTGGGCCTGGGCCTCGTCTTTGTCGATACCCTCAACCGCGTGCTCGCCGGCGGCGATGAGAACGCGCCCGAGGACATGGGCGCCCTGATCCGGAACTGCTCCCGGCTTCAGGCTTCCGTGAGCGGCGCCACCATCGTCCCGGTTCACCACATGAACGCGAGCGGCACGCGCGAGCGCGGGCACTCCTCGCTCCGCGGCGCCCTGGACTTCATGATCGAGGTCGAGCGCAGCGAGGACGGCGCCGGCAACCGCTGGAAGGTCGCCAAGCAGAAGGACGAGGAGGACGGCCAGACCTTCGGGTTCTCGCTCAAGAGCCAGGTCATCGGCCTCGACGGCGACGGCGACGCGATCACCAGCTGCCTCGTCGAGCCGGTCGAACAGAAGTTTTCGAGTGCGGCGCGGCCTCAGCGCAAGCTGCCGCCCCAGGCGCTCAACGCCTACAACATCCTCTTCAACCACTGCGACGAGCGCGGCGAGCGCCGGTTCATCGCGGGCCACCAACGGGCCTGCACGACGCTTGAGGCCTGGCAGCAGGAATGCGGCCGGCAGAACCTCGTCGCCCCCGGATCCACCGACGACGCCCTCCGCAAGGCCTTCCAGCGCGCCATGGACACGCTGCGGGCCGAGCGCCGCATCGGCGTCGAAGGGGACTTCGTGTGGCCGATCCTGAGGAGGGCCGACAGCAGCTAG